One genomic segment of Candidatus Saccharimonadales bacterium includes these proteins:
- a CDS encoding NUDIX hydrolase produces the protein MKTKELAGTVIFNEKGELLLIHRNTPRLTQWELPGGKQEDGETLEETARRETLEETGLTVRVLKNIGDARFVDDGVNWNYTWFVAEIIGSDVPACAEPEKFDDIAYWDLNEASQRLDISINIVNFLKVIYPSINIVTIKPPASR, from the coding sequence ATGAAAACGAAAGAGCTCGCCGGAACTGTTATTTTTAACGAGAAAGGCGAGCTTTTGCTTATTCACCGAAATACTCCTCGCTTGACTCAATGGGAATTACCGGGTGGCAAACAAGAAGACGGCGAAACGTTAGAAGAAACAGCAAGACGGGAAACTCTTGAGGAAACAGGACTTACCGTGCGTGTTTTAAAGAACATCGGGGATGCACGTTTTGTGGATGACGGTGTTAATTGGAACTACACATGGTTCGTGGCAGAGATTATTGGATCAGATGTTCCAGCTTGCGCTGAACCTGAGAAGTTTGATGATATTGCCTACTGGGATTTAAATGAAGCTTCTCAAAGGTTGGATATTTCTATCAATATCGTTAACTTTTTAAAAGTTATTTACCCCTCAATTAACATAGTTACGATAAAACCACCTGCCTCACGCTAA
- the dnaK gene encoding molecular chaperone DnaK has translation MGKIIGIDLGTTNSAFAYMVAGKPEVIANAEGNRTTPSVVAINKNGERLVGQVAQRQRVTNAKNTIYGVKRLIGRQFGDDEVQKDHDIMPYEIVKKGDGVAVKMGDKEYTPEEVSAMILSKIKADAESFLGEKVTEAVITVPAYFNDSQRQATKDAGKIAGLEVKRIINEPTAAALAYGLEGKKDEKIAVFDLGGGTFDVSILELGDGVFEVKSTHGDTHLGGEDFDNRIVNHFLDVFKQNEGIDLKGDKAAMQRLKDEAEKAKKELSSTPETEINLPFITADADGPKHFEYKLTRSKLEDLVKDLIDRVVEPVEKAIKDAGLKASDIDEIVLVGGMTRMPAVVEKVKSIFGKDPLKGVNPDEVVAVGAAIQGGVLAGDVKDVLLLDVTPLSLGIETMGGVTTKLIERNSTIPTSKSETFSTAADNQPQVEIHVLQGEREMATDNKSLGRFILDGIAPAPRGVPQVEVTFNLDANGILNVTAKDKGTGKENSVTIQDSGNMSKDDIEKAQKEAEAHADEDKKKREAVDARNTLENAIYHAQKMPDEYKDKISDDDKKVITDAVEEAKKHEKSEDKEELEAAAKALNDAIMPIGAKMYEAAAKEEAPASGDDKKDEPVEGEVVDEKKDEK, from the coding sequence ATGGGTAAAATTATCGGAATCGACCTCGGTACTACAAACAGCGCATTTGCGTACATGGTTGCAGGTAAACCAGAAGTTATCGCCAACGCCGAAGGCAATCGCACGACTCCAAGTGTCGTTGCGATCAACAAAAACGGCGAACGTCTTGTCGGTCAAGTCGCACAGCGCCAACGCGTGACAAATGCTAAAAACACTATCTATGGTGTTAAGCGCCTTATCGGTCGTCAGTTTGGTGACGACGAAGTCCAAAAAGATCATGACATTATGCCATACGAAATCGTCAAAAAGGGCGATGGCGTTGCTGTGAAGATGGGCGACAAAGAGTATACGCCAGAAGAAGTATCTGCAATGATTCTTTCAAAGATCAAGGCTGATGCAGAATCGTTCCTCGGTGAAAAGGTAACCGAAGCGGTTATTACCGTACCTGCCTACTTTAACGACAGCCAGCGCCAAGCTACCAAAGACGCTGGTAAGATTGCTGGACTTGAAGTGAAGCGTATCATTAACGAGCCAACCGCCGCAGCGCTTGCTTATGGCCTAGAAGGTAAAAAAGACGAGAAGATCGCTGTATTCGACCTTGGTGGCGGTACGTTTGACGTATCCATTCTAGAACTTGGCGATGGCGTATTTGAAGTGAAGTCAACTCATGGTGACACGCATCTTGGCGGTGAAGACTTCGATAACCGTATCGTTAATCACTTCCTTGACGTATTCAAACAAAACGAAGGCATTGATCTTAAGGGTGACAAAGCAGCAATGCAGCGTCTAAAAGACGAAGCTGAAAAGGCTAAAAAAGAGCTTTCAAGTACTCCCGAAACTGAAATCAACCTGCCGTTTATTACGGCTGACGCCGATGGTCCAAAGCACTTCGAATACAAACTGACTCGAAGTAAGCTTGAAGACCTAGTAAAAGACCTCATCGACCGGGTCGTTGAACCTGTCGAAAAGGCCATCAAAGACGCTGGTCTAAAAGCAAGTGACATTGACGAAATCGTCCTTGTTGGTGGTATGACACGTATGCCAGCAGTCGTAGAGAAGGTTAAATCAATCTTCGGCAAAGACCCGCTAAAGGGTGTTAACCCTGACGAAGTCGTTGCTGTCGGTGCGGCTATCCAAGGTGGTGTGCTTGCGGGTGACGTCAAAGACGTACTTCTACTGGATGTAACCCCACTTTCACTTGGTATCGAAACAATGGGCGGTGTAACAACCAAACTAATCGAACGTAACAGCACTATTCCTACCAGTAAATCTGAAACGTTTAGTACTGCTGCTGATAACCAGCCACAAGTTGAAATCCACGTGCTTCAGGGTGAGCGAGAAATGGCTACTGATAACAAATCACTTGGTCGCTTTATCTTAGACGGCATCGCGCCTGCACCTCGTGGTGTTCCTCAGGTTGAAGTTACCTTTAACCTTGATGCGAACGGTATCTTGAATGTTACCGCTAAAGACAAGGGAACTGGTAAAGAAAACTCAGTGACCATCCAAGACAGTGGCAATATGAGCAAAGACGACATTGAAAAAGCGCAAAAAGAAGCCGAAGCCCACGCTGATGAAGATAAGAAAAAGCGTGAAGCGGTTGATGCTCGTAATACTCTAGAAAACGCTATCTACCATGCTCAAAAAATGCCAGATGAATACAAAGACAAGATCAGCGATGACGACAAAAAAGTCATCACCGACGCTGTCGAAGAGGCTAAAAAGCACGAAAAGTCTGAAGACAAAGAAGAACTAGAAGCCGCCGCTAAAGCATTAAATGACGCCATCATGCCAATCGGTGCGAAGATGTACGAAGCTGCAGCAAAAGAGGAAGCACCTGCCTCTGGAGATGACAAAAAGGACGAACCTGTTGAAGGTGAAGTCGTCGACGAAAAGAAAGACGAAAAATAG